The Microcoleus sp. FACHB-672 genomic interval AATTTGCACTTAAAGAATCGCACAGAGTAAAGAGACCACCACACAGCAAGACTAAAACCCAGATATATAGTTTTGGCATCAAAGGCACCGAATAACATCAACTAACTGGCATTGAACGCACATCCGTTAAATACCATACATTTTTACCCAGAGAAATTTCTTGAGTTTTTCAGAAATTTATCTAGAACGAGTATTTTTCAAAAGATATGCATTGAAATTTTGATCGTTAAATACTTGATTCACGACCAACAGTAACCAAGTTTACCGGCTTATTTCTAATTGCGGCAACCAAGCCAACTTTTTTTATTGCCTTTCCATCCAGCTAATACAATTGTGCATCTGTTCCTGCATTGCCTCTTTATCCGCATAAAATCGCCGACCATGACCGGGAAGCACCCATTCAAACTCATACTCAGTCAGCCGGCGCATTGACTGAAGCAATTCTGGCCACGAATACCAACAAGCATCGCGGAAAGCAATCAGATGTTTGCGTCCCGCAGACCAAGCAAGATGATCGCCGGTAAAGAGAAACTTGTTTTTGTAGAGTAAAACTGTGTGACCTTTCGTGTGACCTGGAACGGTAATAATTAACAAATCGGGTGTTAATTCCACCGGCTCCAATCCAGTCAATTGAATTTCTACATCACGAGTGCCGGCATTGATTTCATCTTTATGTAAAATGCGCTCACAGCCAAAATGTTCGTAAAACTTCTGATGATCCGCTACATCATCTCGATGAGTGAGATACAAATAATGAATTCCTCCCATTGCTTCTATGCGCTTGACTAACGGCGGGGCAAAACGAGGAGAATCTACTAAAATATTGCCTTCCGGTCGCACAATCAAGTAACTTGCAGCACCATAAGAATTTTCAGCATGGTAGCCGCAATGGTAAACATTTTCTGTAACTGGGATGGGAAAACTTTGCTGTGCTTCTTTAATATCTTTTGGCTTCTCAACCGTGCCAATAGAAGCGGTTGGACAAGCCAAAAGCGCTTGCATCGCTTTCAATCTTTCGGCTTCGTCAGTGGGTTGGCGATAAACTGCTGACTGATCACCGGCACTGTGAAACACCTCCGGAGTCATCCACCGGCACGTATCGCAATCAATACAGGTACTATCCACATAAAAGTCACCAGCGATATTTTCAGGCCGGCGCTGTTGGAGAGTTGCCATTTTTAAACCTCTTGAATATGCTTGTGTTGTGATTGGCTAAGAAAGTCCGTATTGTCTCTATGACTTTACGGACTGTCGAGTAGTCTCTATTACTATTGTGACAAGTAAATATTGATGTTGTGTATTTGCGGTTGGGCACAACCGAACGTTAAAGATAATAATTATCAAGCTTATCTATCAGCGCCTTTAAAAGCAGCCGATCTCATCGCCTTAAACACATTTGTAGTAGCAAATTGATGAGTTTGCTTACCCCACCGGCACTCCATCCCAAGCCGGCCCACTTTGCTCGAAATCTGGCGGTAGTGAAGTTAAGCGAGACTCGCAGCGTCGAATGTAAAGCGCCGCAACGCTATCTATCCTATTTTTATTAACAATATCTTGAAAAGATGATAGAGCGAGTGGGAAGTTTCCCTGCTGCCATGATTGAATTCCCATCTCAAATGCCGGCAGTGACAGGATCTTCGCCTCGTCAAGGGGATAGGTTTGCGTACCCAATACTTCGTAGATATTAATCGCTTGCTGCTTCCCACGCGGCGCGACTCGATCAATCCAGCGTAAATGAAAAAACTCCGGTTGATTTAACTGAGCGATCGCCGCATCACTGACAATCACCTGGCATCCGTAAACCTTTGTCAAATCTTCCAACCGAGACGCCGTATTCACTACATCACCGATCACGGTTGAATCCATACGAGAATCCGCCCCAAGTGTGCCGATCAAACCCCTGCCGGTGTGTAGCCCAATCCCAATATTTACCGGCTCTTTTAAATTAAATAAATCACGGCTTGCATTAAATTCGCGCAGGTTTTGCCGCATCATAACTGCCGCATTCAAAGCATCTTGCGCGTGCTGTCCTGGCCGGTCAAAGACCGCCATAATCGCATCGCCCAAAAACTTATCAATAAAGCCAAAATGGGATGAAATGGCTTGATTCATCTGCGTAAAAAACGCATTTAACCAGTTAAACGTATCAATCGCTTGTTGGGATTCTGCAATAGCCGTAAACCCACGTATATCACAAAATACAATCGATAATTCTTCCTCCTTCGCATTTCCCAACTCAATCGATTCCACACCACGCGGCGCAATACGCTGGAGAAATTGTTCGGGCACAAACAACCGAAATTTTTCCGTAAGCGCTTGATTGATTTGCCAAGCGGCTGCCATATTTCGTTGACTTTTTTCCTTCATTTGCTGCCCGATTTGAATTTGCGATTGCTGCATTCGCATCTGGTTTAGGTGCAATACACTCGCAATCTTTTTTAACAGCAACGTGCTTTTAACCGGCTTGGTGATATAGTCATCTCCCATCATCTCCAATCCTCTCAGGCGAGAATCGTCATCATCAAGAGCGGTTAAAAAAATCACCGGCACCGTTTGTAAGTTCACATCTTCGCGCAAACGCCGGCACAGCTCAAACCCATCCATATCCGGCATCATCACATCCAGCAAAATCATTGCCGGTAAAGAGGTCTTTGCCAGTTCTAGCGCTTTGAGTCCTGATTCTGCCAAAAGGGTGGTATACCCTTCTGATTGCAGCAGTTCTTCTAATAAATACAAATTGTTAGGCTCATCATCAACAAGCAGAATACGGGGCTGGTTATTTGACATAAACTTAAGAAAAAAGTGGCATGGCAGAAAAGGTGAAAGAATTTAAAATTCTCCGGTGAAACTTTTAAATTCACATTCATTAATAATTAATTTAGATGCCCCTGATTCAGTTTGGCCAAGCTCTAGAGCCTTCAAGCCATTAGATGGTTCGCTTCGGCTCTATATTAAGTGGAGCCGGCGAAAGAACGCACTGTTGAAAACACGCGATCAAGATTAAGCGGCTTGCTTAAATAGCCATCCGCACCGGCTTGAAGACATCGCTCACGATCTCCCGGCATCGCCATCGCCGTCACCGCAATCACCGGCACCCGTTGCCAAAGTGCATGAGCTTTTAGCTGCCGGATCAATTCAAACCCCTCTACATCAGGCAGCTGAATATCCATCAAAATCAAATCGGGCAGTGAAGCCACTGTCACTAAAGGCGAGTGAATCGCCTCCAACATGGCAGAACCATCGCAAATTAGCTCAACCATGTACCCCTCAGACTCCAAAAACTCCGCGATCAAAATTTGGTTAGACGGTTGATCTTCTACAACCAAAACACGCTTGACACTAACAGCCGTTGCACTTCCATCGAAACTGGTAGGTGCGCTAGAACGGCTTAATCGAGCAAGCTGATCATGAGCAACCGGCACCTCCCGACGCGGTTCCGTCACCGGCAGCCAAACTCGAAACGTACTACCCTCGCCGGCAATTGATTGGAACGACACCGTCCCCCCATGCAGTTCCGCCAGTCGCTTTGTCAGCGCTAATCCCAAACCCGTGCCTTCATGCCGGCGTGTCAGGGAAGAATCTACCTGCTGAAACGGGCGAAACAGCAAGTGCCACTTTTCCTGGGGCACCCCGATCCCAGAGTCACTCACCTCCAAACATAGGTACGGCGTCATCGGGTGTACCGGACTTGTATCGGGGCGAACATCTTGCGCCAATTGAGTGCCGTAAGCTAAACGCCCAGTCAGCTTAACGTGTCCTCCCTCTGGGGTGAATTTAACGGCATTTGACAGCAAGTTAATCAGCATCTGCCGAACTCTGCGCTCATCGAGCATGACACCACTGACTTGGTAATTTAATTCCAGACTCAGCGCTAACCCTTTGGCTTGGGCGCGGGGTTGAATCATTTTCAAACACTGCCCGCACAATTCTGGAATTGAAACCGGCTCTAAATTTAGCTCAGCTTTGCCGGCTTCAATTTTAGAGAGATCCAGAATATCGGTAATCAATTGCAACAAATGCTGGCCGCTTTTTTCAATTGCCTTGACATGAGTGACTTGTCTATCAGTCAATGGGCCACCTGTTTGCCGGTGTAGCAAATCTGCGAAGCCTAGAATGCTGTTGAGGGGCGTCCGCAGTTCGTGAGACATGGCCGCCAGAAACTCAGATTTTAGCTGGGATGCCCGCTCTAAATCTTTATTAATCTGCTGTAAGTGCGCTTGGGCTTCAGCGCGTTCGATCGCCACACCCAAGGTACGACAGGCGGCGAGGAGCATATCCTGTTGCGGTGCTTCCTGTAGTTTTTGCAGATTGCGCGATTCTAAGGTGAGCAACCCAATAATTTTGCCGGTGGTGGAGGGAATGGGAAAGATGCCCAACTGCCCAATACCGGGATGGCGAAATGCCGGCACTGCCTTTGGGTGGTTTTGATAGTCATCCACAAATAGGGGTTTGCCGGTTTCTACAACGTCCCAAACCAATCCTTGCCCGTAGGGAATACCTTGCGCCAGCACCGCCTCCATCTCAGCCACTGCCGGCGCACCATAAGTGGCAATAAACTCAGTGGAAATTTGATTGGTGAGGATGCCGGCGTAACGATCAACTCCGACGCCGGTGATCACTTTCACATCCCCAAAGGCAGCATTCATCGCCTGTACGAGGTAGCTCAGGGCAAACTGGCCAATTTCCCGCAGTTCCACAGATGCTTGTAGCCGTTCCGTCAAACCGAGTATAAATGTCAGACGTCTGACTTCGGCGTTCAAACTGTCTTGGGATCTGCGATAGCCGGTGACATCCCGAAAGGTAAATAGCCGGCCCCCATCTGAAGTCATGGTGGTATATACCTCCAAGCAGATGCCATTTGCCTGCTCCAGATAGAGGGAAACACTCTCGGTTTCTGTTTGTGCAAGGGCTTCCCTGAGCTGTTCCACCTGCTCAGTTGACCAATAGCGCTGTTCTACTACCTTGGCAAAAACGACGTCACAATGAGGCTGCTCTTGAAGCCACTCAGGCGACATCCCCCAAATTTCAGCGAGTTTCCGATTAAACAAAATTAAGTGATCGGATTGGTCAAACAGCGCAATCGCATTATCGACTTGGTTAAGGATGAGTTCTCGCTCCTCCTTTAACCGCTGCAACCGCCTCTCAATCTGTTCTTGATTCATAAAGTTTTATCAACCAGACGGGGGCTATATTCAATTCTTAATTTTAATTTACAAAAGATAACAACTGCCATGATGCCGCTCTCTTTGCCATTGTGATTTGAGAGCCGGCACTCTGGCAAGCCATTTTTTCAGCTTTCCTATCTGTTTTGTCTAAAAGATTTTCTCATAATCTCTCCCTTACCCTTAAAGCTACGGCTGCGGTTGGGCGCTGCCTAGCTGCCGGTAAAGTTCAGCTTGCTGGATAGCAATCGCCGCTTGAACTGCGATTTGGTTCAGCAGGCTAATTTCATTTTGCTGCCAGTGTCGCGGTTCGCGACACTGTTGAGCGATTAACAGTCCCCACAAATTATCCCCTTCTAGGACAGGAACAACCAAATTGGCTCTGACCTGAAACTGAGCCAATAAATTAATGTGACAGGGCGCTAAAACAGCGTTATAAATATCTTCTATCGCTCTCACTCGCCCTTCTTTGTAATAGTGGACGTACTTTTCTTGAAAACAGCAATCTTCTATTTTTATGCCGATTAGAGATCTCCAGCCTTCTGCAACAGATTCTACAGTTACACTGCCACTCCAATCCGGTTCAAAACAATAAAAGATAAGCCGATCAACACCAAGAAACTGACGCACTTCTCTAACGATTTTGTTTAGAACTTCTTCTAAGTTAGAGTTTAAGCAAATTTTTTGAGCAATGTTTGCCATTAATTGCTCTTGCTTGTTTTGCTGGCGCAGCGCTTCTTCAATCTGCTTGTATTTAATAATTTGTTGTTCAAGTTCTTGATTGGCCACTTCAAGAGCTTTGCTGCGAATCAGAATGTCTTCTGGTTTTTTGTTTTCATTGATTTGTGCGGGTGATATTTGAGTCGCTACTTCAGCACCTTCACTAACCTGTGCATAAGACAGCAAATTCTCTAAGTTGTTTCCCTCATTTAAAGGCTGCTCTTGTTGTTGCGCCGGCACCCAATTGCTTAAAAGTTGAAAAGTGGCTTCTGCCGGCAGTGGTTTGCTAAACAGATAGCCTTGAGCGCTGTCACAACCAATTGACTGTAAAAATGCTAACTGTTCTAACGTCTCAACTCCTTCAGCTAAGACTTCTAAATTCAAACCCTGTCCGAGAGCAACAACGGCTTTCGCAATTGCGGCATCACTGGGATCGTGAATGAGATCCCGCACAAACGACTGATCAATTTTGATGGTATGTAGGGGAAAATATTTGATAGAATTCAGCGAAGAGTAACCCGTACCAAAATCATCCATTGCAATTTTAATTCCCATTTGCCGCAGTTCTTGCAAAATAGCAATGGTGAAATTGATGTCTTGCATCGCAATACTTTCAGTAATTTCTACTTCTAGATAACAAGGCTTGATGTTAGTTTCTTGCAGAATTTGCTCAATCGTTTTAACCAAACCTTGCTGTTGAAACTGCCGGCCCGAAAGATTAACCGCAATAGGAATCGGAGGAAGCCCTTGTTCGCACCAAGCTTGATGCTGGCTGCACGCAGTCCGGATCACCCATTCCCCAATTGGGCAGATCAGTCCTGTTTCTTCTGCTAAGGGAATAAATTGATTTGGTGGCACCAATCCCAAATGCGGATGCTGCCAACGAATTAGCGCCTCTAAGCTGACAATTTCCCCGGTGTTAATATCTATTTGAGGTTGGTAATACAGCAGCAATTCATCTCTTGCCAACGCCTTACGCAAATCGGCTTCCAGTCCCAATTTTTCTAGGGCTTTGGTGTTCATTTCAGGCAAGTAAAACTGATAGTTATTTCTCCCCTGCTGCTTAGCTCGATACATGGCAGTATCTGCATTTTTTAGCAGCGTGTCTGCATCTTCGCCATCATAAGGAGCTAAGGAAATTCCTAAACTTGCACTGATATAAAGTTCCTGAGCTTCGATAAAAAATGGAGCGTTCAGCGCATCCAAAATTCTTCGAGAAATTTTGCTAATGTCCTCCACATAACCAATATGGGGGAACAAAAGCGTAAATTCATCTCCACCCCACCGCGCAACGGCATCGCACTTACGAAGACAACCCCGTAAGCGTTCTGTTACTTGCTGCAATAGCTGATCGCCAACTGCATGACCTAAAGTATCGTTAACGGTTTTGAAGCGATCTAAATCTAGAAATGCTACCGCTAGCATTTCTCCGGTTTGATGCGCGTTGGCGAGTGCCAGGGAAAGCTGTTCGTCAAATAGCAGCCGGTTGGGAAGCTTTGTCAGCCGATCGTGGGATGCTTGATGGCGCAGCATAGATTCTACGCGCTTTTGCATCAGCGCCATATAGAGGTGAATCCCAATCGACTGTGCCAGCTTGATTTCATCGGCAGTCCATTCTGGACTTTGCTCTGTTTTGAGTTCGCGCCAAGCTTCAAATGAGTTGCGCGGGTGCAGGTTCCGTTCATCCCGGTTGTAGCGCCCTGCCCACATCACTTCAGTATCATAAGCATTGCGAAAAATACTCAGGCACCCGACACATTGGTGCCGATACTGGAGGGGGATGATCAAGATAGAACGAATTGGAGTGGATTCAAAGGCAAATGCTAGGGACTGCCCTTGAATGTCGCCGGAGAAGGTGGTGAGGATCTGGGGGGAGGGAACTCCGTTGGTGCTGAAGGTGGGGCTGCTTGGAGAGTTGAGATCGAGTGCAATCAGCGATTTTCCTGCTTGTTGCCAAGCGAGAGCGATTTCTTCATGAGTTGGGCTGTGGGTTGCCGGCGTTTCCTGCCAACCGATCAGTTCTTTCCAGGCGGTGGTTTCTTCAATAAACGGCACCGTCGGCTGTTCGCCATAAGTATAAATTTGTGATGGCTGCGCTGCCGGTTCAACAACAATATGTAGCCGCCCGCCAGAACCTTGCAGTGCTTTAACCGTTTCTTCTAGAACCATTTGCCGGATTTCAGCCTGATTAAGGGGGCAGTGGAGGAGGCTGCTCACTCGATTAATCATGGCTTCGTGGTGTGCCTGCTGCTGCACTTGAATGACCAAGTTAGATTGAGCAATGGCAATCGATATCTGATCTACTAATAGTTGTACAATTTGCAACTCTCGATCTGAGAAGCGACGCGGTTCGGCGTGGTGGATGGCAAGCAGTCCCCAAAGCCGGTTTTGATAAACAATCGGCACGGTTAGAGAAGCGAGCACTCCCATTGCCAAAAGATATTGAACGTGGCACTCGTCAACCGGCGCGTAGCGGGTGTCTTCAACGCTTAGATTTTCGCCGGTTTCTGCACAGTCCAATTGATTAAGGATTTTCCGCTGAGCGGTCACATCAATAATCACTCGCTGACGTGCTTTAAGAAACATTTCCCTAGCTTGAGGGGGAATATCATCGGCAGGAAAATGCAGGCCCAGCAGTGAGGGTAAGTGCTGCTCTTGAATACTTTCGGCAATGACTGCGCCACTGCCATCTGCATCAAATTTATATATCTTGACTCGGTCTACCTCTAAGTAGCAGCCAATTTCTTGCACAGCTGTGTTCAAAATCTCTGGCAGCTCTAGTGATTGCCGAATGCGATTGGTGATTTGATGAAGCAGATTTTCTTGGCCTGGCATTATTTGTGACCTTTTAACGGGTGTTTGTTAAAAAAACCTTTGAACCGGCAGTTTGTAGAAATAAACGATTAGCCTGAGTGCGAATCTGCTGCTAGGTTGACTTTTGCGATAGGGTGCTGAGGGGCGCTGCCGGTCTGGGCTTGAGTGGCCAACCGCCAAACCTGGAAGAAATATAAGACTCTACAAATCTCATTTATTCTCTTTGATAGCATTTTTATTAAGAGATATCATTCTTAAGATAGTTGACTTTTTTATATTATTACTTGTGACTTCATTCATCGCCACTTTTTGCCCAGATGTCTCTCAAGAGGACGAAAAAACTATTAAGTTGAGATGTAATGCTGAATACTTAGAACCCTAGAGTGTTGTAAATGTAACAGCAGCAACCGTAGATGAGATGCTGCAATTAAAGCAATTGTGAAAGCACTTGGTTTAGAAAAAAGCCTGTAGATGCCCTTAAATTCTATTTTAACCACTGTTAACAAACGCTGAGCGGCAATAGCTCTGACTTGTGTGCCGGTTGGACAACAGCCTGCGTTGAGATGGGCTTGCCCTGCACCGCAAAATTGACGCACTTGAGTTGAAACGGGACTTTTGATATAAAATTCTATCATTAAGTCTGATAGCCGCCGGCTCGAAGCAATTTAGATGCCGGTGAGAGGACACGATCAGCTTAATAAAGCCTGAAAGCCGATTCAGTGCTTAAACGCAGTATTAGAGAGGATTGAACACGATGGCATTTACGCTTCCTGAATTACCGTATCCCGCCGATGCCTTAGAATCAGGTCATATGTCGGCAGAAACTTTTTCGTTCCATCACGACAAGCACCACGCAGCTTACGTGAATAACCTCAACAAACAAATCGAAGGGACGGAACTCGCCGACAAGTCTCTTGAAGAAATTATTACCGCAACTTTTAAAGATTCCAGCAAAGCCGGCATCTTCAACAACGCCGCCCAAGTTTGGAACCACACCTTCTTCTGGCATTGCATGAAACCAGGTGGAGGCGGTCAGCCCTCCGGCGCACTTGCCGATAAAATCAACTCAGACCTCGGCGGCTACGACAAATTCAAAGAAGAGTTCAAAAACGCTGCCACCACCCAATTTGGTAGCGGTTGGGCTTGGCTGGTTTTGGATAACGGCACTCTGAAAGTCACCAAGACTGGCAACGCAGAAAACCCCCTTGCAAACGGGCAAACTGCACTGCTGACTCTGGATGTGTGGGAACACGCCTACTATCTCGACTTCCAAAACCGCCGGCCTGACTTTATTCAAAACTTCCTCGATCACCTAGTTAACTGGGATTTCGTTGCCGAAAACTTGGCTAAAGCTTCCTAAGCGAGTTATTTACTGACTTGAAAAACCCGGTTTAAAAAGCCGGGTTTTTATCAGTTTAGTTGAGATAAGCCAATTAGCTGAAGGCTGCCGGTGTTCAACATAAAACTTTTCTTAAATCAATGCATTTATATAGCATTACTATTGAAATTGTAAAAAAAATGGAATGCCTGCATCTTAGAAAGAACCAAACGCGTTCGAGTAGCGAAGGCAATCCCGGAAGATATCACGAATGATTGAGAATTAATATATTAGTAAAAATTAAAATGAATAAAATATCAATTATTTTTTATTAAAAATAATAAGCCAATTCTCTGTAATTATAACGAGTTACATAAGAAAGTAAAATTTCTGTTTCTTTAGTTTAAATCTACTTTGTTTGTAAATTAATTAAACTTAACGTCGTTTCTCAATCGGCTGTATTTCTGATTTAATACAAAAGGTGTACGCTGAGTAAAGCTTCATCTAGGAATTTTATCAGGGTCAACCATAGAGGATGAAGCAAGCTAGTGGCAATCTCACTCCTTTTTCTAGATTTAAGACTAGGTTAAAAACTCATATAATACTTAATCTGTCAATAACCAAACCTGAAACTAGCAACCCCTTTAAGATGAATAGCAAAGAACTGGCCCAGTACATTGAAGCCACCGGCAGCATCTCTAAACCTTGGCTGCTGGTACAGTTGCGCTTGAAAAAATTGCAAGAAAGCAAAGACACCCTTTCGCCTGAAGATTATGCCAAAGAGCTAGCCGATATTCACCAAGATTTGATGAAATTAGGGGAGTGGTGGGTTGGCATCGAAGACGAAGCTTTCTGAATGTGAAGGCAAGTTTCTCAGAGAGGGCAGCGCATAGCAAAATTTAGTAGAGGCAATTAGCAATTTTAAATAAAAAATAAATATAAGCCTCTTGAATTCTTCCTCCTTGCCAAGCGCTTTCAGCCCACAGCTATTTTGAATGCCCATATCCACTCAAAATCATGACCACAACCCAGACAACTACAGACGAAATCAACCTGAGCGATCCGCAATACTACTTAAGCCGCGAACTAAGCTGGCTGGAGTTTAACAACCGAGTCTTGCGCGAAGCCCTCGATCCCCGGACGCCACTGCTAGAACGTCTGAAATTTTTAGGCATCTTCAGCGCTAACTTAGATGAGTTCTTTATGGTTCGCGTCGCTGCCCTAAAACAGCAGGTAGAAGCGAAAGTCAGTAAATTATCTGCCGACGGGCGTTCGCCGCAAGATCAACTAGATGTGATTTGCCAACGACTCCGCCCGATGGTAACGGAACAGCACCAGCATTTTGAGCGGGAAATCCGACCGCTTTTAGCAAACCACAAGATACACATCTTGGAATATGTAGACTTAAATCAAGAAGAACGACTGTATCTGCAACGGTATTTTGAGGAGCAAATCTTTCCCGTCCTGACGCCCTTAGCAGTTGATCCGGGTCATCCATTTCCTTATATCTCTAACCTCAGCCTGAACCTGGCAGTTGTGGTAAAAGATCCGGACACCGAAGAAGAATTTTTTGCCAGAGTCAAAGTGCCTAAGGTTTTGCCCCGGTTTGTCTCTTTGCCGGCAGCCGAAAGAAGCAGCGAAACTGCTTTTCTGTTTATCTCCCTTGAGCAGGTGATCGCCCATAATTTAGAATTCCTGTTTCCCGGCATGAACATTCAGGAATATCACCCGTTCCGAATTACCCGCAATGCGGATTTGGAAGTGGAAGAAGACGAGGCGGATGACTTGATGCTGGCAATTGAGCAGGAATTACGGAAACGCCGATTTGGTGGATCGGTTGTACGGATGGAAATTCAAGCCGCCATGCCGATACCTGTGCAGCAAATGCTCAGAGAGGAGCTTTCTCTGGCTGAAAGTGATGTTTACGAAGTCGAGGGTTTGCTAAGTTTGGGGGATTTGATGTCTTTTATGGCTTTGCCCCTGCCAGAACTTAAAGATCCCCCGTGGACGCCGGTGGTGCCCCCTCGCTTCCGCCGGCTGAGTGAACCCCATGTGGAACACTCGAAAGTAGATAGCGACGAGGGAGAAGATATATTCGCACTAATCCGCCAGCGAGATTGGCTGCTGCATCACCCGTATCAATCGTTTGCCGCAACAGTGCAGCGCTTTATCACCCAAGCTGCCCACGATCCAGCAGTGTTGGC includes:
- a CDS encoding MBL fold metallo-hydrolase, with the protein product MATLQQRRPENIAGDFYVDSTCIDCDTCRWMTPEVFHSAGDQSAVYRQPTDEAERLKAMQALLACPTASIGTVEKPKDIKEAQQSFPIPVTENVYHCGYHAENSYGAASYLIVRPEGNILVDSPRFAPPLVKRIEAMGGIHYLYLTHRDDVADHQKFYEHFGCERILHKDEINAGTRDVEIQLTGLEPVELTPDLLIITVPGHTKGHTVLLYKNKFLFTGDHLAWSAGRKHLIAFRDACWYSWPELLQSMRRLTEYEFEWVLPGHGRRFYADKEAMQEQMHNCISWMERQ
- a CDS encoding response regulator — protein: MSNNQPRILLVDDEPNNLYLLEELLQSEGYTTLLAESGLKALELAKTSLPAMILLDVMMPDMDGFELCRRLREDVNLQTVPVIFLTALDDDDSRLRGLEMMGDDYITKPVKSTLLLKKIASVLHLNQMRMQQSQIQIGQQMKEKSQRNMAAAWQINQALTEKFRLFVPEQFLQRIAPRGVESIELGNAKEEELSIVFCDIRGFTAIAESQQAIDTFNWLNAFFTQMNQAISSHFGFIDKFLGDAIMAVFDRPGQHAQDALNAAVMMRQNLREFNASRDLFNLKEPVNIGIGLHTGRGLIGTLGADSRMDSTVIGDVVNTASRLEDLTKVYGCQVIVSDAAIAQLNQPEFFHLRWIDRVAPRGKQQAINIYEVLGTQTYPLDEAKILSLPAFEMGIQSWQQGNFPLALSSFQDIVNKNRIDSVAALYIRRCESRLTSLPPDFEQSGPAWDGVPVG
- a CDS encoding response regulator, which gives rise to MNQEQIERRLQRLKEERELILNQVDNAIALFDQSDHLILFNRKLAEIWGMSPEWLQEQPHCDVVFAKVVEQRYWSTEQVEQLREALAQTETESVSLYLEQANGICLEVYTTMTSDGGRLFTFRDVTGYRRSQDSLNAEVRRLTFILGLTERLQASVELREIGQFALSYLVQAMNAAFGDVKVITGVGVDRYAGILTNQISTEFIATYGAPAVAEMEAVLAQGIPYGQGLVWDVVETGKPLFVDDYQNHPKAVPAFRHPGIGQLGIFPIPSTTGKIIGLLTLESRNLQKLQEAPQQDMLLAACRTLGVAIERAEAQAHLQQINKDLERASQLKSEFLAAMSHELRTPLNSILGFADLLHRQTGGPLTDRQVTHVKAIEKSGQHLLQLITDILDLSKIEAGKAELNLEPVSIPELCGQCLKMIQPRAQAKGLALSLELNYQVSGVMLDERRVRQMLINLLSNAVKFTPEGGHVKLTGRLAYGTQLAQDVRPDTSPVHPMTPYLCLEVSDSGIGVPQEKWHLLFRPFQQVDSSLTRRHEGTGLGLALTKRLAELHGGTVSFQSIAGEGSTFRVWLPVTEPRREVPVAHDQLARLSRSSAPTSFDGSATAVSVKRVLVVEDQPSNQILIAEFLESEGYMVELICDGSAMLEAIHSPLVTVASLPDLILMDIQLPDVEGFELIRQLKAHALWQRVPVIAVTAMAMPGDRERCLQAGADGYLSKPLNLDRVFSTVRSFAGST
- a CDS encoding EAL domain-containing protein, which gives rise to MPGQENLLHQITNRIRQSLELPEILNTAVQEIGCYLEVDRVKIYKFDADGSGAVIAESIQEQHLPSLLGLHFPADDIPPQAREMFLKARQRVIIDVTAQRKILNQLDCAETGENLSVEDTRYAPVDECHVQYLLAMGVLASLTVPIVYQNRLWGLLAIHHAEPRRFSDRELQIVQLLVDQISIAIAQSNLVIQVQQQAHHEAMINRVSSLLHCPLNQAEIRQMVLEETVKALQGSGGRLHIVVEPAAQPSQIYTYGEQPTVPFIEETTAWKELIGWQETPATHSPTHEEIALAWQQAGKSLIALDLNSPSSPTFSTNGVPSPQILTTFSGDIQGQSLAFAFESTPIRSILIIPLQYRHQCVGCLSIFRNAYDTEVMWAGRYNRDERNLHPRNSFEAWRELKTEQSPEWTADEIKLAQSIGIHLYMALMQKRVESMLRHQASHDRLTKLPNRLLFDEQLSLALANAHQTGEMLAVAFLDLDRFKTVNDTLGHAVGDQLLQQVTERLRGCLRKCDAVARWGGDEFTLLFPHIGYVEDISKISRRILDALNAPFFIEAQELYISASLGISLAPYDGEDADTLLKNADTAMYRAKQQGRNNYQFYLPEMNTKALEKLGLEADLRKALARDELLLYYQPQIDINTGEIVSLEALIRWQHPHLGLVPPNQFIPLAEETGLICPIGEWVIRTACSQHQAWCEQGLPPIPIAVNLSGRQFQQQGLVKTIEQILQETNIKPCYLEVEITESIAMQDINFTIAILQELRQMGIKIAMDDFGTGYSSLNSIKYFPLHTIKIDQSFVRDLIHDPSDAAIAKAVVALGQGLNLEVLAEGVETLEQLAFLQSIGCDSAQGYLFSKPLPAEATFQLLSNWVPAQQQEQPLNEGNNLENLLSYAQVSEGAEVATQISPAQINENKKPEDILIRSKALEVANQELEQQIIKYKQIEEALRQQNKQEQLMANIAQKICLNSNLEEVLNKIVREVRQFLGVDRLIFYCFEPDWSGSVTVESVAEGWRSLIGIKIEDCCFQEKYVHYYKEGRVRAIEDIYNAVLAPCHINLLAQFQVRANLVVPVLEGDNLWGLLIAQQCREPRHWQQNEISLLNQIAVQAAIAIQQAELYRQLGSAQPQP
- a CDS encoding superoxide dismutase, whose amino-acid sequence is MAFTLPELPYPADALESGHMSAETFSFHHDKHHAAYVNNLNKQIEGTELADKSLEEIITATFKDSSKAGIFNNAAQVWNHTFFWHCMKPGGGGQPSGALADKINSDLGGYDKFKEEFKNAATTQFGSGWAWLVLDNGTLKVTKTGNAENPLANGQTALLTLDVWEHAYYLDFQNRRPDFIQNFLDHLVNWDFVAENLAKAS
- the ppk1 gene encoding polyphosphate kinase 1, whose amino-acid sequence is MTTTQTTTDEINLSDPQYYLSRELSWLEFNNRVLREALDPRTPLLERLKFLGIFSANLDEFFMVRVAALKQQVEAKVSKLSADGRSPQDQLDVICQRLRPMVTEQHQHFEREIRPLLANHKIHILEYVDLNQEERLYLQRYFEEQIFPVLTPLAVDPGHPFPYISNLSLNLAVVVKDPDTEEEFFARVKVPKVLPRFVSLPAAERSSETAFLFISLEQVIAHNLEFLFPGMNIQEYHPFRITRNADLEVEEDEADDLMLAIEQELRKRRFGGSVVRMEIQAAMPIPVQQMLREELSLAESDVYEVEGLLSLGDLMSFMALPLPELKDPPWTPVVPPRFRRLSEPHVEHSKVDSDEGEDIFALIRQRDWLLHHPYQSFAATVQRFITQAAHDPAVLAIKMTLYRTSGDSPIVNALIAAAENGKQVAALVELKARFDEENNIHWARKLEKAGVHVVYGLVGLKTHTKVAMVVRREEDRMRRYVHIGTGNYNPKTARIYTDLGLLTCREELGADLTDLFNYLTGYSRQRSYRKLLVAPVNMRERMISLIRREIEHCRNGQTGRIVAKMNSLVDPQIIATLYEASGAGVQIDLIVRGMCCLRPGLPGVSENIRVISIVGRFLEHSRIYYFNNRGQEEVYTGSADWMPRNLNRRVEAIVPVEEPEIVKDLEEVLGIMLADNRQAWDLQPDGSYIQRRPTEEGNEQSAQKILMENAMQ